Part of the Desulfonispora thiosulfatigenes DSM 11270 genome is shown below.
GATATTAGTGGGTTTATGGTTATTGATTCAAGTTTGGGCAAACAGATTAACTCCTAAGGAAACAGGATTAAATGGTGAAGTGGAGCATCCTTTACCTGTATTTAAAATATCTATACCAAGTTTAGGATTAATAGTTAATGTTTTAAAAGAGCCTATTAAGGCAGACCTAGACTCATCAGGAACAATAAGTATGAATGAATCCTTACTTCTAGGATTTGCCCTAGCTATGGATGCCTTAGGTGCTGGTTTAGGAGCGGCTATGACTGGGTTTCATCCAGTAATTACGCCGATAATTGTGGGTTTAGTAAAGTTAGTATTAGTTACGACTGGTTTATATATGGGTAGTCACAATCTTTTAAACAATTTACAAAAGAAATTAGAAATATTGCCGGGATTAATAATTTTAATTATGGGCTTATCAAAGCTATTATAAATAATATGCAAGTAATTTAAATATATTATTTATTAGCCCCTTTTATTCTAATTAAATAAGGATGAGTGAACTAAATTGAAGATAATAGGTTTAACTGGCGGAATTGCTAGCGGAAAAAGTACAGTATCTAATTATTTAAAAGAGTTAGGTGCATTTATAGTTGATGTCGATAATATTGCTAGAGAAATAGTAGAGCCAGGAAAACCAGCATGGTTAGAAATAAAAAATGAATTTGGTCAAGATTTTATTAGAAATGATCAGAATATAGACCGAAAAAAATTAGGAAAGTTAATTTTTTCATCTAATCTAGCTAGAGAAAAGTTAAATAACATAACTCATCCAGAAATCATCTTAAAAACACAAGAATTGATTGAAGAATTAAAACACCAAAAATTATATCCACTAATTGTTATAGACGCACCTTTATTAATAGAAGTGGGAATGACAGAACTTGTAGAAGAAGTGTGGCTTGTTGTGGTAGAATATCAAGAACAAATTAAAAGATTAATGATTAGGGATAACATTTCTTTAGAAGAAGCCATAAAAAAAGTACATACTCAAATGAAAACAAAAGAAAAAATGAAATATGCAAGTTTAATAATAAACAACAACAATTGTATTCAGAATACACTTAACCAAGTTAAAGAAATTTGGGATAAAATAGTTTAAAATAAGCATGAATGTTTTTTATAAAGCATAACATTACACTAGTTGATTTTATAATGAGGGTACAGATATGATTTTACGTATACGAACTTTGATGAAAATTATGGTAGTTCTCTTTTTATTAGTGTTTATGGGACTAATTTTACTTAATAGTTCCTGGTTTTTAAAATTATTTTATCCTAAGCCATATGAGGACATAGTTTCTGCTGAAAGTATTAAACATGATGTCGATGAAAATCTTATTTATGCAATTGTAAAAGCAGAAAGCAAATTCAATAAAACAGTTGTATCTCCTAGAGGGGCTAGAGGTCTTATGCAG
Proteins encoded:
- the ytaF gene encoding sporulation membrane protein YtaF: MIWSIVVFAIALSLDGFGVGVSYGFRKIKIPWKSLMIICISSASAIAVSMFAGKMLASILSPNIAEFIGGLALILVGLWLLIQVWANRLTPKETGLNGEVEHPLPVFKISIPSLGLIVNVLKEPIKADLDSSGTISMNESLLLGFALAMDALGAGLGAAMTGFHPVITPIIVGLVKLVLVTTGLYMGSHNLLNNLQKKLEILPGLIILIMGLSKLL
- the coaE gene encoding dephospho-CoA kinase (Dephospho-CoA kinase (CoaE) performs the final step in coenzyme A biosynthesis.); protein product: MKIIGLTGGIASGKSTVSNYLKELGAFIVDVDNIAREIVEPGKPAWLEIKNEFGQDFIRNDQNIDRKKLGKLIFSSNLAREKLNNITHPEIILKTQELIEELKHQKLYPLIVIDAPLLIEVGMTELVEEVWLVVVEYQEQIKRLMIRDNISLEEAIKKVHTQMKTKEKMKYASLIINNNNCIQNTLNQVKEIWDKIV